A region of Natribaculum luteum DNA encodes the following proteins:
- a CDS encoding V-type ATP synthase subunit E, whose protein sequence is MSLDTVVEDIRDEAHARAENIRAEGEERAEEIESAAEDDAQEILETAEQEAEREIEQLREQRLSSAKLEAKQKRLEARRDVLGDVREQVETELTSLEGDTREELTRALLEAASVEFDEDDDVSVYGRAEDADLLESIADDYDGYEYAGEHDCLGGVVVESEQSRVRVNNTFDSVLEDVWEDNLREISNRLFEQ, encoded by the coding sequence ATGAGTCTGGACACAGTCGTTGAGGACATCCGAGACGAAGCCCACGCGCGTGCGGAGAACATCCGTGCGGAGGGCGAAGAGCGCGCCGAGGAGATCGAGTCGGCCGCCGAAGACGACGCCCAGGAGATCCTCGAGACGGCAGAGCAAGAGGCCGAACGCGAGATCGAACAGCTGCGCGAACAGCGACTCTCCAGTGCGAAACTGGAGGCGAAACAGAAGCGCCTGGAGGCGCGTCGCGACGTCCTCGGCGACGTCCGCGAACAGGTCGAAACGGAACTGACGAGCCTCGAGGGAGACACGCGAGAGGAACTGACTCGAGCGCTTCTCGAGGCCGCGAGCGTCGAGTTCGACGAGGACGACGACGTCAGCGTCTACGGCCGAGCCGAAGACGCAGACCTCCTCGAGTCGATCGCCGACGACTACGACGGCTACGAGTACGCCGGCGAACACGACTGCCTCGGCGGCGTCGTCGTCGAGAGCGAACAGTCGCGGGTCCGGGTCAACAACACGTTCGACTCGGTCCTAGAGGACGTCTGGGAAGACAACCTCCGGGAGATCAGCAACCGACTCTTCGAGCAATGA
- a CDS encoding V-type ATP synthase subunit F, translating into MSQEIAVVGSPEFTTGFRLAGVRRFENVPDAEKDETLDDAVTDVLDDDGVGIVVMHDDDLEYLSRNVRQNVETSVEPVVVTIGSGTGGGGLREQIKRAIGIDLMEEDNE; encoded by the coding sequence ATGAGCCAGGAAATCGCAGTCGTCGGCAGTCCGGAGTTTACGACTGGATTCCGACTCGCGGGCGTCAGGCGCTTCGAGAACGTCCCGGACGCCGAGAAAGACGAAACGCTGGACGACGCGGTGACGGACGTGCTCGACGACGACGGCGTCGGCATCGTCGTCATGCACGACGACGACCTCGAGTACCTCTCCCGGAACGTCCGCCAGAACGTCGAAACGAGCGTCGAACCGGTCGTCGTCACGATCGGCAGCGGTACCGGTGGCGGCGGCCTGCGCGAGCAGATCAAACGCGCGATCGGTATCGACCTGATGGAAGAAGACAACGAGTAA
- a CDS encoding V-type ATP synthase subunit I, with translation MLRPERMSKVSVTGSKGVMPTVIETIHELHVVHLSDYDGSWTGFDNGNPIEGADRASERLVTVRSLESVLDVDEDDAGPGRLEADWEDRLERIREQVNDLDDRRDEVRNELRQVQEKIDRVAPFAELGIDLDLLSGYDSVDVVVGEGNVDELESALEAAEEVRAYETFTGGDVVAIVAAPTEDADEDVIDDALVGVEFTRHSVPETEQSPEAYVDELEHRKRQLESDLDDVDSELERIKLDEAGFLLRVEEKLTVEVQRAEAPLQFATTDRAFVAEGWIPTDSYDRFVAELDAAVGDSVEIEELERADYDRHGAPHHTEDVQQGGPSAGDEEPAEREEEPPKAATDGGVVTMNDEPPVVQDNPGPTKPFETLVQAVSRPKYGELDPTIFLFLTFPAFFGFMIGDVGYGIIYMAIGYYMYSNFESSGIRSLGGIAMWAGGFTILFGFLYGEIFGLHVLGEVVWPSGHPPIEKGLDPAGEEFALGWLVISVLVGIIHLNVGYILDFYENLSHGLKDAITHSGSWILLLNGVWIWILSVQGYNAENPEESTKPPFLFETFSSDGPFPIGFEGFPVMEVFTLPEAVPGLGGVPIGAPLLVAFLGLVLLGIGDTPELIESLSVLVNALSYTRMAAVLLAKAGMAFVVNLLFFGAYEDPDGAFHFLRSHEPSYVASNYGGEAELIFPGLMHSGVAALLGGLVILVFGHLLVLALGVTSAGLQAVRLEYVEFFGKFYEGGGKNYEPFGHDQKHSED, from the coding sequence ATGCTCAGACCTGAGCGGATGAGCAAGGTCTCGGTGACCGGTTCGAAGGGCGTGATGCCCACGGTCATCGAGACGATCCACGAACTGCACGTCGTCCACCTGAGCGATTACGACGGGTCGTGGACCGGCTTCGACAACGGCAACCCGATCGAGGGTGCCGACCGGGCGTCCGAGCGGCTCGTCACCGTCCGCTCGCTCGAGAGCGTCCTCGACGTCGACGAAGACGACGCCGGACCCGGCCGGCTCGAAGCCGACTGGGAAGACCGCCTCGAGCGGATTCGAGAGCAGGTCAACGACCTCGACGACCGTCGCGACGAGGTTCGCAACGAGTTGCGCCAGGTACAGGAGAAGATCGACCGCGTCGCACCCTTCGCGGAACTCGGAATCGACCTCGACTTGCTGTCGGGCTACGACTCGGTCGACGTCGTCGTCGGCGAGGGGAACGTCGACGAACTCGAGTCGGCTCTCGAGGCCGCCGAGGAGGTCCGCGCCTACGAGACGTTCACCGGCGGGGACGTGGTCGCGATCGTCGCCGCACCCACCGAGGATGCGGACGAAGACGTGATCGACGACGCGCTCGTCGGCGTCGAGTTCACCCGCCACAGCGTCCCGGAGACCGAACAGAGCCCGGAGGCGTACGTGGACGAACTCGAACACCGCAAGCGCCAGCTCGAGTCGGACCTCGACGACGTCGACAGCGAACTCGAGCGGATCAAACTCGACGAGGCGGGCTTTCTGCTTCGCGTCGAAGAGAAGCTGACCGTCGAGGTCCAGCGCGCCGAGGCCCCGCTGCAGTTCGCGACGACGGATCGTGCGTTCGTCGCCGAGGGGTGGATCCCCACCGACTCCTACGACAGGTTCGTCGCCGAACTCGACGCCGCCGTCGGTGACAGCGTCGAGATCGAAGAACTCGAGCGGGCGGATTACGACCGCCACGGCGCGCCACACCACACGGAAGACGTCCAGCAGGGCGGCCCGTCCGCTGGCGACGAGGAGCCGGCCGAACGAGAGGAAGAGCCGCCGAAGGCAGCGACCGACGGCGGCGTCGTGACGATGAACGACGAACCGCCGGTCGTTCAGGACAACCCCGGCCCGACGAAGCCGTTCGAAACCCTCGTGCAGGCGGTCTCGCGGCCGAAGTACGGTGAACTCGATCCGACGATCTTCCTGTTCCTGACGTTCCCAGCGTTCTTCGGGTTCATGATCGGCGACGTCGGCTACGGGATCATCTACATGGCGATCGGGTACTACATGTACTCGAACTTCGAGAGCAGTGGAATCCGCAGCCTCGGTGGTATCGCCATGTGGGCGGGCGGATTCACGATCCTCTTCGGCTTCCTCTACGGCGAGATCTTCGGCCTGCACGTGCTTGGGGAAGTCGTCTGGCCGAGCGGCCACCCGCCGATCGAGAAGGGTCTCGACCCTGCCGGTGAGGAGTTCGCGCTGGGCTGGCTCGTCATCAGCGTGCTGGTCGGGATTATCCACCTCAACGTCGGGTACATCCTCGACTTCTACGAGAACCTCAGCCACGGGCTCAAAGACGCGATCACCCACAGCGGGTCCTGGATCCTGCTGCTGAACGGCGTCTGGATCTGGATCCTCTCGGTCCAGGGCTACAATGCGGAGAATCCCGAAGAGAGCACGAAGCCGCCGTTCCTGTTCGAAACGTTCAGCTCGGACGGCCCGTTCCCGATCGGGTTCGAGGGCTTCCCCGTCATGGAAGTGTTCACGCTCCCCGAAGCCGTTCCTGGGCTCGGTGGCGTCCCGATCGGTGCCCCCTTGCTAGTGGCGTTCCTGGGACTCGTCTTGCTCGGCATCGGCGACACGCCGGAGCTCATCGAGTCGCTGTCGGTGCTCGTGAACGCACTCTCGTACACCCGGATGGCAGCGGTGTTGCTGGCGAAAGCCGGTATGGCGTTCGTCGTCAACCTGCTGTTCTTCGGGGCCTACGAGGACCCCGACGGCGCGTTCCACTTCCTGCGGAGTCACGAGCCAAGCTACGTCGCCAGCAACTACGGCGGCGAAGCGGAGTTGATCTTCCCCGGACTGATGCACTCGGGCGTCGCCGCGCTGCTCGGTGGTCTCGTCATCCTCGTGTTCGGGCACCTCCTGGTGCTCGCGCTCGGGGTGACAAGCGCCGGCTTACAGGCCGTTCGTCTCGAGTACGTCGAGTTCTTTGGGAAGTTTTATGAAGGCGGTGGAAAGAACTACGAACCGTTCGGACACGATCAAAAACACAGTGAGGACTAA
- the ahaH gene encoding ATP synthase archaeal subunit H, with amino-acid sequence MPRPEVLERIQSAEEEADEIVALAENDRDERIAEARERAEEIRSEAEREARELKEQRLEEAREEIDAECERLLREGEQEREALEDVAERRVDEVTAYVVELFQEEVHAQT; translated from the coding sequence ATGCCGAGGCCAGAGGTTCTCGAACGAATTCAGTCGGCAGAGGAGGAGGCCGACGAGATCGTCGCATTGGCAGAAAACGACCGCGACGAGCGAATAGCCGAGGCCCGGGAACGTGCTGAGGAGATTCGTTCGGAAGCGGAACGGGAGGCGCGCGAGCTCAAAGAGCAGCGTCTCGAGGAGGCACGCGAGGAGATCGACGCCGAATGTGAGCGTCTCCTCCGCGAAGGAGAACAGGAGCGCGAGGCGCTCGAAGACGTCGCCGAGCGCCGCGTCGACGAGGTGACAGCGTACGTCGTCGAACTGTTCCAGGAGGAAGTCCATGCTCAGACCTGA
- a CDS encoding V-type ATP synthase subunit C gives MSAGASNPEYVNARVRARRASLFSDEDYRKLIRMGPSEIARFMEETEYEREINALGTRFSGVDLIEYALNRNLAKHFDDLLDWSKGQTYDLIARYLRKFDVWNVKTIIRGIYTDTPAEEIQTDLIRAGELEDALLDRMVEADEIEDVVEMLDGTIFYDGLVDAYEEYEESGMLIPLENALDREFYENLLEDLGRPQEGPRAMYVEFLEAEIDFRNARNALRLARTGADIDPAEFYIEGGVLFTQSELSRLVNDYDELVSHIADNRRYGDRLSTALNRLREAESLIEFEHALDAALLEYADRLSSIYPVSISAVLSYILAKEREVENIRAIARGREVGLSENEIEDELVIL, from the coding sequence GTGAGCGCAGGTGCCTCCAATCCGGAGTACGTAAACGCCCGCGTTCGGGCACGGAGAGCCTCGCTGTTTTCCGACGAGGACTACCGCAAGCTGATCCGGATGGGGCCAAGCGAGATCGCACGGTTCATGGAAGAGACGGAGTACGAGCGCGAAATCAACGCGCTCGGAACCCGCTTTTCCGGCGTCGACCTGATCGAGTACGCCTTAAACCGAAACCTCGCGAAGCACTTCGACGACCTGCTGGACTGGTCGAAAGGTCAGACCTACGACCTCATCGCCAGGTACCTCCGGAAGTTCGACGTCTGGAACGTCAAGACGATCATCCGCGGTATCTACACCGACACGCCGGCCGAAGAGATCCAGACGGACCTCATCCGGGCCGGTGAACTCGAGGACGCGCTGCTCGACCGGATGGTCGAGGCAGACGAGATCGAGGACGTCGTCGAGATGCTCGACGGGACGATCTTCTACGACGGTCTCGTCGACGCCTACGAGGAGTACGAGGAAAGTGGGATGCTCATCCCGCTCGAGAACGCACTCGACCGCGAGTTCTACGAAAACCTCCTCGAGGACCTCGGGCGACCACAGGAGGGGCCGCGGGCGATGTACGTCGAGTTCCTCGAGGCCGAGATCGACTTTCGGAACGCCCGTAACGCCTTGCGACTCGCTCGCACTGGTGCCGACATCGATCCTGCAGAGTTCTACATCGAGGGTGGCGTGTTGTTCACGCAGTCGGAGCTGAGTCGGCTGGTAAACGACTACGACGAACTCGTCTCCCACATCGCCGACAACCGCCGCTACGGTGACCGACTCTCGACGGCGCTGAACCGGCTTCGCGAGGCAGAAAGCCTCATCGAGTTCGAGCACGCCCTCGACGCGGCGTTGCTCGAGTACGCCGACAGACTTTCCAGTATCTATCCCGTCTCCATCTCTGCGGTGCTGTCGTACATCCTCGCGAAAGAGCGGGAGGTCGAGAACATCCGTGCGATCGCACGCGGACGCGAGGTCGGCCTCTCGGAGAACGAGATCGAAGACGAACTGGTGATCCTATGA
- a CDS encoding ATP synthase subunit A — translation MSQAEETETVQEDGVIESVSGPVVTATDLDARMNDVVYVGDEGLMGEVIEIEGNLTTIQVYEETSGVGPGEPVENTGEPLSVDLGPGMLDSIYDGVQRPLDVLESKMGTAFLDRGVDAPGIDLEKTWEFTPTVSEGDDVEPGDIIGEVPETESITHKVMVPPDYEGGEVTSIEAGNFTVEETVATLDSGEEITMHQEWPVRQARPAAEKETPTVPLQSGQRVQDGLFPIAKGGTAAIPGPFGSGKTVTQHQLAKWSDADIVVYVGCGERGNEMTEVIEDFPELEDPMTGKPLMSRTCLIANTSNMPVAARESCIYTGITIAEYFRDMGYDVALMADSTSRWAEAMREISSRLEEMPGEEGYPAYLAAALSEFYERAGLFQNINGTQGSVSVIGAVSPPGGDFSEPVTQNTLRIVKTFWALDADLAERRHFPSINWNESYSLYRQQLDPWFRENVAEDFPEVRQWGIDVLDEEDELQEIVQLVGKDALPEDQQLTLEVARYIREAWLQQNAFHDVDTYCEPKKTYRMLQAIKTFNDEAFEALDAGVPVDEIVDVDAVPRLNRMGTAEEWNEFIDELEDDLKEQIRELY, via the coding sequence ATGAGTCAGGCAGAAGAAACCGAGACCGTCCAGGAGGACGGTGTCATCGAAAGCGTGAGCGGTCCGGTCGTAACCGCCACGGACCTCGACGCCCGGATGAACGACGTCGTCTACGTCGGCGACGAAGGACTGATGGGCGAGGTCATCGAGATTGAAGGGAACCTGACCACGATTCAGGTGTACGAGGAGACCTCCGGGGTCGGCCCCGGAGAGCCCGTCGAGAACACGGGCGAACCCCTGAGCGTGGACCTCGGGCCGGGCATGCTGGACTCCATCTACGACGGCGTCCAGCGCCCGCTCGACGTCCTCGAGTCGAAGATGGGGACGGCGTTTCTCGACCGCGGGGTCGACGCCCCCGGAATCGACCTGGAGAAGACGTGGGAGTTCACTCCCACCGTCTCCGAGGGCGACGACGTCGAACCCGGTGACATCATCGGTGAAGTGCCGGAAACCGAGAGCATCACCCACAAGGTGATGGTCCCGCCGGACTACGAGGGCGGCGAAGTCACCTCGATCGAGGCAGGCAACTTCACGGTCGAGGAGACGGTCGCGACCCTCGACTCCGGCGAGGAGATCACGATGCACCAGGAGTGGCCGGTTCGGCAGGCCCGCCCAGCAGCAGAGAAGGAGACGCCGACGGTTCCGCTCCAGTCGGGTCAGCGCGTCCAGGACGGGCTGTTCCCGATCGCCAAGGGCGGTACCGCGGCGATCCCCGGGCCGTTCGGATCGGGCAAGACCGTCACCCAGCACCAGCTCGCAAAGTGGTCCGACGCGGACATCGTCGTCTACGTCGGCTGTGGCGAGCGCGGTAACGAGATGACCGAGGTCATCGAGGACTTCCCCGAACTCGAGGACCCGATGACGGGCAAGCCGCTGATGAGCCGGACGTGTCTCATCGCTAACACCTCGAACATGCCCGTCGCGGCCCGCGAATCCTGCATTTACACCGGGATCACCATCGCGGAGTACTTCCGTGACATGGGCTACGACGTCGCGCTGATGGCCGACTCCACCTCACGGTGGGCAGAGGCGATGCGCGAGATCTCCTCGCGACTCGAGGAGATGCCCGGCGAGGAAGGCTATCCGGCGTACCTCGCGGCTGCACTCTCCGAATTCTACGAGCGAGCCGGCCTGTTCCAGAACATCAACGGCACCCAGGGTTCGGTGTCGGTTATCGGCGCAGTCAGCCCGCCGGGTGGCGACTTCTCCGAGCCAGTCACGCAGAACACCCTGCGTATCGTCAAGACGTTCTGGGCGCTCGACGCCGACCTCGCGGAGCGTCGGCACTTCCCGTCGATCAACTGGAACGAGTCGTACTCGCTCTACCGCCAGCAGCTCGACCCCTGGTTCCGCGAGAACGTCGCGGAGGACTTCCCGGAAGTCCGCCAGTGGGGGATCGACGTCTTGGACGAGGAAGACGAACTCCAGGAGATCGTCCAGCTCGTCGGTAAAGACGCCCTGCCGGAGGACCAGCAGCTGACCCTCGAGGTCGCCCGCTACATCCGCGAGGCGTGGCTCCAGCAGAACGCGTTCCACGACGTCGACACCTACTGTGAGCCCAAGAAGACCTATCGGATGCTCCAGGCGATCAAGACGTTCAACGACGAGGCGTTCGAGGCCCTCGACGCGGGTGTCCCGGTCGACGAGATCGTTGACGTCGACGCCGTACCGCGGCTCAACCGGATGGGCACTGCAGAGGAGTGGAACGAGTTCATCGACGAACTCGA